A region of bacterium DNA encodes the following proteins:
- the fliG gene encoding flagellar motor switch protein FliG: MEGTERFRQLGGVQRAAAFFVAIGPEAASEIVRFLEPTEIEELAREIIKLGNLPVTILQAAEDDFYEMAMAADYIKEGGMGYAQSLLQAALGEVRAIDIIKRIKSSLQIRGFNVLKNVDPTELLSFLQREHPQTIALVLTQLSPSQAANIIANLPAELAKESMLRFARMERVSPENIAAVEQVLESRIDFSQMGSKLGGVKAAADILNLTGQSVEKAVLTGIAADAPELSAEIKNLMFVFEDVIQMDDRSIQKVLREVDNKDLTLALKACTPDLAERLLANISSRAAEMIREELEYMPPVRLREVEEVQQKIIDIIRRLEDEGQIYIMKGAEEGDMMI, from the coding sequence ATGGAAGGAACGGAGAGATTCCGCCAACTGGGCGGCGTGCAGCGGGCAGCGGCCTTCTTCGTGGCCATCGGGCCGGAGGCGGCCTCCGAGATCGTGCGCTTCCTGGAACCCACCGAGATTGAGGAACTCGCCCGCGAGATCATCAAGCTGGGCAACCTGCCGGTGACCATCCTCCAGGCGGCGGAGGACGACTTCTACGAGATGGCCATGGCCGCCGACTACATCAAGGAAGGGGGCATGGGCTACGCCCAGAGCCTGCTGCAGGCCGCCCTGGGCGAGGTGCGCGCCATCGACATCATCAAGCGCATCAAGTCCAGCCTGCAGATCCGCGGTTTCAACGTGCTCAAGAACGTGGATCCCACCGAGCTGCTCAGCTTCCTGCAGCGGGAGCATCCCCAGACCATCGCCCTCGTCCTCACCCAGCTCTCCCCCAGCCAGGCGGCCAACATCATCGCCAACCTGCCCGCCGAGCTGGCCAAGGAGTCCATGCTGCGCTTCGCCCGCATGGAGCGGGTCTCGCCCGAGAACATCGCGGCCGTGGAGCAGGTGCTGGAGAGCCGCATCGACTTCAGCCAGATGGGATCGAAACTGGGCGGCGTCAAGGCGGCGGCGGACATCCTCAACCTGACGGGCCAGTCCGTGGAGAAGGCGGTGCTGACCGGCATCGCCGCCGACGCGCCGGAGCTGTCGGCCGAAATCAAGAACCTCATGTTCGTCTTCGAGGATGTCATCCAAATGGACGACCGCAGCATCCAGAAGGTGCTGCGCGAAGTGGACAACAAGGATCTCACGCTGGCCCTCAAGGCCTGCACGCCGGATCTGGCCGAGCGCCTGCTGGCCAACATCTCCAGCCGGGCCGCCGAGATGATCCGCGAGGAGCTGGAGTACATGCCGCCCGTCCGCCTGCGCGAGGTGGAGGAGGTGCAGCAGAAGATCATCGACATCATCCGCCGGCTGGAGGACGAAGGGCAGATCTACATCATGAAGGGGGCCGAGGAAGGCGACATGATGATCTGA